Proteins from a genomic interval of Pseudoalteromonas sp. MEBiC 03607:
- a CDS encoding RseA family anti-sigma factor — translation MTKADVNKLDNEQLSALLDGEQQLTDQAITNDDVATFGRYAMIGDVMRAEANNNAFNFDIADAVAESLEQEPVYADFANKTTAPKSEEIVAATGTDNVVAFNWRRPFAQVAIAASVAMFAIVGVQTLPQNTESPESDIPLLQTTPLTGVASPVSYSSEQPALENAEQGLRELQQQRIGALVLEHQRQARVAYSLESSQTAENAEEEKN, via the coding sequence ATGACAAAAGCAGACGTTAACAAGTTGGATAATGAGCAGTTGTCCGCGTTACTTGACGGCGAGCAGCAGTTAACTGATCAAGCGATCACTAACGACGATGTAGCAACATTTGGTCGTTACGCGATGATCGGTGACGTAATGCGTGCTGAGGCAAATAATAACGCTTTTAATTTCGACATTGCAGACGCAGTGGCAGAATCACTTGAGCAAGAACCTGTTTACGCTGATTTCGCGAATAAAACAACAGCACCAAAAAGCGAAGAAATCGTGGCGGCAACAGGCACAGATAACGTTGTAGCATTTAATTGGCGTCGTCCATTTGCCCAAGTGGCAATTGCTGCAAGTGTTGCTATGTTTGCGATTGTGGGCGTACAAACATTGCCGCAGAACACCGAATCACCAGAAAGTGACATTCCACTTTTACAAACAACACCTTTAACGGGGGTTGCGTCACCTGTTAGCTATTCATCAGAACAGCCTGCACTTGAAAACGCAGAGCAAGGTTTACGTGAATTACAACAGCAGCGTATAGGGGCATTAGTTCTTGAGCATCAGCGTCAAGCACGTGTTGCCTATTCTCTGGAAAGTTCACAAACTGCAGAAAACGCAGAAGAGGAAAAAAACTAA
- a CDS encoding succinate dehydrogenase assembly factor 2, which yields MTEIHSKERIRWACRRGMLELDVLFMPFVEEAFDSLSKEQQAVFQRLLESDDPDLFAWFMGHEECKDPELNTMVSLILDRVRV from the coding sequence ATGACTGAAATTCACAGTAAAGAACGTATTCGTTGGGCATGCCGTCGCGGTATGTTGGAACTTGATGTTTTATTCATGCCATTCGTTGAAGAAGCGTTTGACTCACTTAGCAAAGAGCAGCAAGCTGTATTTCAACGCTTACTTGAAAGTGATGATCCTGATTTGTTCGCATGGTTCATGGGGCATGAAGAGTGTAAAGATCCAGAACTAAACACTATGGTCTCGTTAATTTTAGACCGAGTTCGTGTATAG
- a CDS encoding SoxR reducing system RseC family protein — translation MIEQTLTVVSVKGTTANLEAEQKQACAGCNGRCGSQVFAKLFGTAKKTFPYTFDSELKVGQKVTLALDDSHLVKHAMAVYMLPLLLSLGFALIAFAAFSLPEGWQILAAVIGGLTGYAIAKSRVKSLKHDIKVIKIHPITIPFTQIDGD, via the coding sequence ATGATTGAACAAACACTCACTGTCGTGTCGGTTAAAGGCACGACAGCGAACTTAGAAGCAGAGCAAAAACAGGCCTGTGCCGGCTGTAATGGTCGATGTGGCTCGCAAGTATTCGCTAAACTGTTTGGAACAGCCAAAAAAACTTTCCCCTATACCTTTGATTCTGAGTTAAAAGTCGGTCAAAAAGTGACCTTGGCACTTGATGATAGTCATTTAGTTAAACATGCGATGGCTGTGTATATGTTGCCACTTTTACTCAGTTTGGGATTTGCTTTAATCGCTTTTGCCGCTTTTTCATTACCTGAGGGCTGGCAAATTTTAGCAGCCGTGATTGGTGGCTTAACGGGCTATGCAATAGCAAAATCAAGGGTTAAGAGCCTCAAGCACGATATAAAAGTAATAAAAATTCACCCAATTACTATTCCTTTCACTCAAATAGATGGTGATTAA
- the ygfZ gene encoding tRNA-modifying protein YgfZ → MSTVYACPLSYSLISLTGKDKLSYLHGQITQDINKLNKDNFLWAGHCNAKGKLWGVFRLFEHQDSYYLVGTKPEVEQSLVELKKYAVFSQVDIQQSEKALIGLIGDDLNNTLKSLNIEFDEEHSAVDFAGGKALKLADNRVLLMVNNDFCLPDEVTALDDDARWQQAAIAAGEPSLNSDAIGEYVPQMVNLQALGGISFRKGCYTGQETVARMKYLGKNKRAMYIVAGTAEGQLDELELETKMGENWRRAGKLISQSYNQDTQTLMGLVVLPNDNEAGQVLRAKHLPQVELSIQALPYSLEDE, encoded by the coding sequence ATGTCGACTGTTTACGCATGTCCTTTATCTTATTCGCTTATCAGCCTAACTGGCAAAGATAAGCTGTCTTACCTTCACGGACAAATTACTCAAGATATCAATAAGCTCAACAAAGATAACTTTTTATGGGCTGGACACTGTAATGCCAAAGGCAAACTTTGGGGTGTGTTTAGACTTTTTGAGCATCAAGATAGCTACTACCTTGTGGGCACAAAACCTGAAGTTGAGCAGTCACTGGTAGAGTTAAAAAAATATGCGGTATTTTCCCAAGTAGACATTCAGCAAAGTGAAAAAGCGCTTATTGGCCTAATTGGTGATGACCTTAATAATACACTTAAATCACTCAACATTGAGTTTGATGAGGAACACAGTGCCGTTGACTTTGCTGGCGGTAAAGCATTAAAACTTGCTGATAACCGTGTTCTACTGATGGTCAATAACGACTTTTGTTTACCAGACGAAGTCACGGCCCTTGATGATGATGCACGTTGGCAACAAGCTGCAATTGCAGCTGGTGAGCCATCTTTAAATAGCGACGCCATTGGCGAGTACGTACCACAAATGGTGAACCTACAAGCACTAGGTGGTATCAGCTTTAGAAAAGGTTGTTATACAGGCCAAGAAACAGTCGCTCGCATGAAATATCTGGGCAAAAATAAACGCGCTATGTATATCGTTGCAGGCACAGCCGAAGGTCAACTTGATGAGCTTGAGCTCGAAACCAAGATGGGCGAGAATTGGCGTCGTGCAGGCAAGCTAATTAGCCAAAGTTATAATCAAGATACGCAAACATTAATGGGCCTTGTTGTGCTGCCAAACGACAATGAGGCAGGCCAAGTGTTGCGTGCTAAACACCTCCCTCAGGTTGAGCTATCAAT
- the lepB gene encoding signal peptidase I: MAGYFSIFLVLLTLGSGLIWLIDHFMFAPKRQQRIALAQNAAGGDLDEETAALIAPEPSITETAKSIFPMIAAITIFRSFIFEPFQIPSGSMMPTLLVGDFILVQKYSYGIKDPVWRSQLVDVNEPERGDIVVFKYPLDERVDYIKRAIGLPGDKIVYRNKHLYIQPKCEEGATQQGELLCNEYNKIDMEILNSDEFKQGSMNLVRLEEGLSTVNHNILINPQAPEMKGRYYQQPGTRSDEWVVPADHYFMMGDNRDNSQDSRFWGFVPKENLVGKAVFIWMSFEFENGPDDFLPSWVPTGVRFERLGNIQ; the protein is encoded by the coding sequence ATGGCGGGTTATTTTTCAATTTTCTTAGTGTTGTTAACACTTGGCTCAGGTTTAATTTGGTTAATTGACCACTTTATGTTTGCGCCGAAGCGTCAACAGCGAATTGCCCTTGCTCAAAATGCCGCAGGTGGTGATTTAGATGAAGAAACCGCTGCATTAATTGCGCCTGAGCCAAGTATTACTGAAACGGCTAAATCAATTTTTCCGATGATTGCGGCAATCACCATCTTCCGCTCATTTATTTTTGAACCGTTTCAAATTCCATCTGGTTCGATGATGCCAACTTTACTTGTGGGTGACTTTATTCTTGTTCAAAAGTACTCATATGGCATTAAAGACCCAGTTTGGCGCAGTCAGCTAGTTGATGTAAACGAGCCTGAGCGTGGTGATATTGTTGTATTTAAATACCCACTTGATGAGCGTGTTGATTACATTAAACGAGCAATAGGTCTACCTGGCGATAAGATTGTTTATCGCAACAAGCACCTTTATATTCAGCCAAAATGTGAAGAAGGTGCTACGCAACAGGGTGAGTTGCTGTGTAATGAATACAATAAAATTGATATGGAAATCCTCAATAGCGATGAGTTCAAACAAGGTTCAATGAATTTGGTGCGTTTAGAAGAAGGTCTAAGCACAGTCAATCATAATATCTTGATTAACCCGCAAGCGCCTGAAATGAAAGGCCGCTATTATCAGCAGCCGGGTACTCGCTCAGATGAGTGGGTGGTTCCTGCCGATCATTATTTTATGATGGGTGATAACCGTGATAATAGCCAAGACAGTCGCTTTTGGGGCTTTGTACCAAAAGAAAACTTGGTTGGTAAAGCCGTCTTTATATGGATGAGTTTTGAATTTGAAAATGGCCCAGATGACTTTTTACCAAGCTGGGTTCCAACTGGTGTTCGTTTTGAACGCCTAGGTAATATTCAGTAA
- the rnc gene encoding ribonuclease III, with protein sequence MKKNVTELYNKIGYTFTDQALLEQAMTHRSHKGQHNERLEFLGDSILSFVIANALYNKFPKAREGDLSRMRSTLVRGQTLAEFGLEFGLGDYLRLGPGELKSGGFRRESTLADAVEAIIGAVFLDSNIEQCGELILSWYESRLDAISPGLNQKDPKTLLQEYLQARKLSLPGYTVIDTKGQAHNQTFTVECIVEGMDSIISVGSSRRKAEQKAAEKALKILKNES encoded by the coding sequence ATGAAAAAAAACGTAACAGAGTTATACAATAAAATAGGTTATACATTTACTGATCAAGCGTTGCTTGAGCAGGCAATGACGCATCGCAGTCATAAAGGTCAACATAATGAACGCTTAGAGTTTTTGGGCGATTCAATTTTGAGTTTTGTGATTGCTAATGCGCTTTATAATAAATTTCCAAAAGCACGTGAAGGTGATTTAAGCCGTATGCGCTCTACCTTAGTGCGTGGACAAACCTTGGCTGAATTTGGCCTAGAATTTGGCTTGGGCGATTACTTACGCTTAGGCCCAGGTGAATTGAAAAGTGGCGGTTTTCGCCGCGAATCAACCCTTGCCGATGCTGTTGAAGCGATTATTGGCGCGGTGTTCTTAGACTCAAACATTGAACAATGTGGAGAGCTTATTTTAAGCTGGTATGAGTCTCGCCTTGATGCAATTTCGCCAGGTTTGAACCAAAAAGACCCGAAAACATTACTTCAAGAATACTTACAAGCGCGCAAACTATCGTTACCAGGCTACACTGTTATTGATACAAAGGGCCAAGCGCACAATCAAACATTCACGGTTGAATGTATTGTTGAAGGGATGGATAGCATTATCTCAGTGGGTAGCTCGCGTCGTAAAGCAGAGCAAAAAGCCGCTGAAAAAGCCTTAAAGATACTTAAAAATGAATCTTGA
- the lepA gene encoding translation elongation factor 4: protein MKHIRNFSIIAHIDHGKSTLSDRLIQVCGGLTDREMQQQVLDSMDIERERGITIKAQSVTLNYKAKDGETYQLNFIDTPGHVDFTYEVSRSLAACEGALLVVDAGQGVEAQTLANCYTAIEMDLEVIPVLNKIDLPQADPLRVAEEIEDIIGIDALDAVQCSAKTGIGIEEVLEVIVKDIPPPVGDKDKPLQALIIDSWFDPYQGVVSLVRIKHGELRSGDKIKIMSNEQVHIADKVGIFTPKQTNTGILKTGEVGFVIAGIKEIHGAPVGDTITLQRNSAPERLPGFQRIKPQVYAGMFPISSDDYESFRDALDKLSLNDASLFFEPENSTALGFGFRCGFLGMLHMEIIQERLEREYDIDLITTAPTVIYEVETKDGTKQIDNPSDLPPVNNIIEIREPIVEANILVPQEFLGNVITLCVEKRGMQTKMSYHGKQVAVTYELPMAEVVMDFFDKLKSTSRGFASLDYNFKHFQASDMVRVDVLINGERVDALAIIVHRDIAQSRGRQLAEALKDLIPRQQFDIAIQAAIGQHVIARTTVKQLRKNVIAKCYGGDVSRKKKLLQKQKEGKKRMKQLGNVEVPQDAFLAILKVGK, encoded by the coding sequence ATGAAGCATATCCGTAATTTTTCGATCATCGCCCATATTGACCATGGTAAATCGACTCTCTCAGACCGTCTTATCCAAGTTTGTGGTGGTTTAACAGACCGTGAAATGCAGCAGCAGGTGTTAGACTCAATGGACATTGAGCGTGAGCGTGGTATTACCATCAAAGCGCAAAGTGTAACACTAAATTATAAAGCTAAAGACGGCGAAACATACCAGTTAAACTTCATCGATACTCCAGGACACGTTGACTTTACATACGAAGTATCGCGTTCACTTGCAGCCTGTGAAGGTGCATTATTGGTTGTAGATGCGGGCCAAGGTGTTGAAGCACAAACATTAGCAAACTGCTACACAGCAATCGAAATGGACTTAGAAGTTATTCCAGTTCTAAATAAAATCGACTTACCGCAAGCCGACCCTCTTCGTGTAGCTGAAGAAATTGAAGATATTATCGGTATCGATGCTCTAGATGCAGTGCAATGTAGTGCTAAAACAGGTATTGGTATTGAAGAAGTATTAGAAGTTATTGTTAAAGATATTCCGCCACCGGTAGGCGACAAAGATAAGCCACTACAAGCGCTAATCATTGACTCATGGTTTGACCCATATCAAGGCGTTGTATCATTGGTACGTATCAAACACGGTGAATTACGCTCTGGCGATAAAATTAAGATCATGTCGAATGAGCAAGTTCATATCGCAGATAAAGTGGGTATTTTCACTCCAAAACAAACCAACACGGGTATCTTAAAAACCGGTGAAGTAGGTTTTGTTATTGCGGGTATTAAAGAAATCCACGGTGCACCAGTTGGTGATACTATTACGCTTCAACGTAATTCTGCCCCTGAGCGTTTACCAGGCTTCCAACGCATTAAACCGCAGGTTTATGCTGGTATGTTCCCAATCTCATCAGATGATTATGAATCATTCCGTGATGCGCTTGATAAACTAAGCTTGAACGATGCGTCGTTATTCTTCGAACCAGAAAACTCAACTGCACTTGGTTTTGGTTTCCGTTGTGGTTTCTTGGGTATGCTACACATGGAAATCATTCAAGAACGTCTTGAGCGAGAGTACGACATTGATCTTATTACTACTGCGCCAACAGTAATCTACGAAGTAGAAACAAAAGACGGAACTAAACAAATAGATAACCCGTCTGACCTACCACCGGTAAACAATATTATTGAAATCCGTGAGCCAATTGTTGAAGCTAACATCTTAGTTCCGCAAGAGTTTTTGGGTAACGTAATTACACTTTGTGTTGAAAAGCGTGGTATGCAAACTAAAATGAGCTACCATGGTAAGCAAGTTGCGGTGACGTACGAATTACCGATGGCTGAAGTAGTAATGGACTTCTTTGATAAGTTAAAATCAACAAGTCGTGGTTTTGCATCACTTGATTATAACTTTAAGCATTTCCAAGCTTCAGACATGGTGCGTGTTGATGTACTAATTAATGGTGAGCGTGTTGATGCACTTGCTATTATTGTGCACCGTGATATTGCGCAGTCACGTGGTCGCCAGTTAGCGGAAGCGCTAAAAGATCTGATCCCACGTCAGCAGTTTGATATTGCGATTCAAGCAGCGATTGGTCAGCATGTGATAGCACGTACAACAGTTAAGCAATTACGCAAAAACGTAATCGCAAAATGTTACGGTGGTGACGTGAGCCGTAAGAAAAAGCTACTACAGAAGCAAAAAGAAGGTAAAAAGCGAATGAAGCAATTAGGTAACGTTGAAGTTCCTCAAGATGCATTCTTAGCTATCCTTAAAGTTGGTAAATAA
- the nadB gene encoding L-aspartate oxidase, producing MNQNKHHITDVAIIGSGAAGLSLALSLANHCKVTVLSKGALTEGSTLYAQGGIAAVFDKKNDSIESHVEDTLDAGGGLCDRDAVHYTASNAKTCLKWLIEQGVPFDMEFDSKGKERFHLTREGGHSHRRILHAADATGRAVQTTLISQVQAHQNITLLENYNAIDLISDKSLGKKGKHIHGLYVWNCEEKKVETISAKFVALATGGASKVYLYTSNPDVSSGDGIAMAWRAGCRVANMEFNQFHPTSLYHPELQNFLITEAMRGEGAYLKRPDGTRFMKDFDEREELAPRDIVARAIDFEMKRLGANCVYLDISHKDKDFIIEHFPTIYAKCLSVGLDITKEAIPVVPAAHYTCGGVMTDFNGRTDLDNLYAVGEVAYTGLHGANRMASNSLLECIVFAHAAAKDILSKIDASPALEALPLWDESRVTNSDEEIVITHNWHELRLFMWDYVGIVRSTKRLERALHRVELLQQEIHDYYANFRVSNNLLELRNLVQVAELIIRSALERKESRGLHYTIDYPEQNDNPTPTILTPKSVAALQ from the coding sequence ATGAACCAAAATAAACATCACATTACTGATGTCGCTATCATTGGCAGCGGCGCCGCTGGCCTTTCTCTTGCTTTATCTCTTGCTAACCATTGCAAGGTCACTGTACTAAGTAAAGGTGCACTGACTGAAGGGTCAACCTTATATGCACAAGGTGGCATTGCCGCGGTATTTGATAAAAAGAATGACAGCATTGAATCTCATGTTGAAGATACACTCGATGCGGGTGGTGGTTTATGTGACCGAGATGCGGTGCATTACACTGCAAGCAATGCTAAGACGTGTTTGAAATGGCTAATCGAACAAGGTGTGCCTTTTGATATGGAGTTTGACTCAAAAGGTAAAGAGCGCTTTCATTTAACTCGTGAGGGTGGCCACAGTCATCGCCGTATTTTACACGCTGCAGATGCCACTGGTCGCGCAGTGCAAACAACTTTAATTAGCCAAGTACAAGCCCATCAAAACATTACCTTGCTAGAAAACTATAATGCGATTGATTTAATCAGTGATAAGAGCCTAGGTAAAAAGGGCAAACATATTCATGGTTTATATGTATGGAACTGTGAAGAGAAAAAAGTCGAAACAATTTCAGCCAAATTCGTTGCACTTGCCACTGGTGGAGCCAGCAAAGTTTATCTATATACTTCTAATCCTGATGTATCAAGTGGCGATGGTATTGCCATGGCATGGCGTGCGGGGTGTCGGGTTGCCAATATGGAATTTAACCAATTCCACCCAACTAGTTTATATCACCCAGAGCTACAAAACTTTTTGATTACCGAAGCAATGCGTGGTGAAGGTGCATATTTAAAACGCCCCGATGGCACCCGTTTTATGAAAGATTTTGATGAGCGTGAAGAGCTTGCTCCTCGCGATATCGTGGCTCGTGCTATCGATTTTGAAATGAAGCGCCTTGGTGCGAACTGTGTCTATCTTGATATTAGCCACAAAGACAAAGACTTTATCATTGAGCACTTCCCTACCATCTATGCAAAATGTTTAAGTGTGGGCTTAGATATTACTAAAGAAGCCATTCCAGTGGTTCCGGCTGCACACTATACCTGTGGTGGGGTGATGACTGACTTTAATGGCCGCACAGATTTAGACAACCTTTATGCTGTTGGCGAAGTCGCTTACACAGGCTTACATGGTGCTAATCGCATGGCGAGTAACTCGTTACTTGAGTGTATTGTGTTTGCCCATGCCGCAGCGAAAGACATCTTAAGTAAAATCGATGCAAGCCCAGCCCTTGAAGCCCTCCCACTATGGGATGAAAGCCGCGTCACTAATTCAGATGAAGAAATCGTCATCACTCATAACTGGCATGAACTAAGATTATTTATGTGGGATTACGTGGGGATTGTACGCTCAACTAAACGCTTAGAGCGTGCCCTTCACCGTGTGGAGTTACTACAACAAGAAATTCACGATTACTACGCTAACTTCAGAGTGTCTAATAACTTATTAGAGCTTAGAAATCTCGTGCAAGTAGCTGAGCTGATAATTCGCAGTGCCCTTGAGCGTAAAGAAAGCCGTGGTTTACACTACACTATTGATTACCCAGAACAAAACGACAATCCAACACCAACAATACTGACCCCTAAGTCGGTTGCTGCACTGCAATAA
- a CDS encoding MucB/RseB C-terminal domain-containing protein, whose amino-acid sequence MKVFTFILSLALMAPAFASDENPAKALLLNMADAVHTRNFDASFVVVKGQTMEPYRWLHAKQGDIELEHLSLLNGAGLEMARVNGQVTYFEPHSQPYTIKTDTIAGPIPEVLFKDIERVSAHYDFVLGGKGRIAGRSAQLVRIESKDEHKFNYWIWIDTESSLLLKSAYVDHKGEMLEQLQLTHISVTEQPAPMLLEMQNRSFPAAMPTTEIENASEGAGNNWNIGWLPDGFKLLKSDRHKLDLNNELTDYYLYSDGFVEVSVFIQRPLPGKRASGALSSGATTVYVHNGGGFDVSVVGNIPAMTAKAIAESVARPL is encoded by the coding sequence ATGAAAGTGTTTACTTTTATTTTGTCACTGGCATTAATGGCTCCGGCTTTTGCCAGTGATGAAAACCCCGCCAAAGCATTATTACTTAATATGGCTGATGCCGTTCATACCCGCAACTTTGATGCATCTTTTGTCGTTGTTAAAGGCCAAACCATGGAACCTTATCGTTGGTTGCATGCTAAACAAGGTGATATCGAGCTTGAACATTTGAGCTTGCTTAATGGTGCAGGGCTTGAGATGGCAAGAGTCAACGGACAAGTTACTTATTTTGAGCCTCACTCACAGCCTTATACTATCAAAACCGACACTATTGCCGGGCCTATTCCTGAAGTACTTTTTAAAGATATTGAACGCGTAAGTGCACATTATGATTTTGTGCTAGGTGGTAAAGGACGTATTGCAGGTCGCTCAGCGCAGTTAGTGCGTATTGAATCAAAAGATGAGCATAAATTTAACTACTGGATTTGGATTGATACCGAATCATCGCTTCTACTTAAGTCTGCTTATGTTGATCATAAAGGCGAAATGTTGGAGCAATTACAGTTAACTCACATAAGTGTGACCGAGCAGCCAGCGCCAATGCTACTTGAAATGCAAAACCGTAGTTTTCCTGCTGCTATGCCAACCACTGAGATTGAAAATGCATCTGAAGGTGCTGGCAATAATTGGAATATTGGCTGGTTGCCAGATGGATTCAAATTGTTAAAGTCAGATCGCCACAAATTAGACTTAAATAATGAACTAACAGACTATTACTTATACTCTGATGGTTTTGTGGAAGTATCTGTGTTTATTCAAAGACCTTTACCAGGCAAACGAGCCAGTGGTGCACTATCATCGGGTGCAACGACGGTTTATGTTCACAATGGCGGTGGCTTTGATGTATCGGTTGTTGGTAATATTCCTGCTATGACAGCCAAAGCTATAGCTGAGTCGGTAGCGCGACCTCTTTAA
- the recO gene encoding DNA repair protein RecO, with translation MDSEFYTAYLLHRRPFSDSQVMLDMLVEGVGQLRMLARISGRQATKHKAQLQPFQSLLVQYSGKSDLKYITRFEPHGGQSMLTGTQLYCGFYLNELTNRIVPINEPMESVYHLYKQHLHELSTTKSLQAVLRSYEFQLLEMLGYGVDFSVDAQGDEINDAANYQYFAEYGFLLHDDPHSGFSGKQLNAIAAHDFSAPDVLYMAKQLSRYLLKPLLGKKPLKSRELFIK, from the coding sequence ATGGATAGCGAATTCTACACAGCATACTTGCTGCATCGACGTCCTTTTAGTGACTCGCAAGTTATGCTTGATATGCTGGTAGAAGGCGTTGGTCAACTGAGAATGTTGGCTCGTATTAGTGGTCGCCAGGCCACTAAACATAAAGCTCAACTGCAACCTTTCCAATCTCTGCTTGTACAATACAGCGGTAAGTCTGATTTAAAATACATCACTCGTTTTGAGCCCCATGGCGGGCAAAGTATGTTAACTGGCACCCAGTTATATTGTGGTTTTTATTTGAACGAATTAACCAATCGTATCGTACCAATCAACGAGCCGATGGAAAGTGTTTATCATCTCTATAAACAGCATTTACACGAGTTATCGACCACTAAAAGCCTGCAAGCGGTGCTGCGCTCATATGAGTTTCAACTGCTAGAGATGCTAGGTTACGGTGTTGATTTTAGCGTTGATGCGCAAGGGGATGAAATAAACGATGCAGCAAATTATCAGTACTTTGCTGAATACGGTTTTTTGTTGCATGACGACCCCCATAGTGGCTTTTCAGGAAAGCAATTAAATGCCATAGCGGCTCATGACTTTAGCGCCCCTGATGTGTTATATATGGCTAAGCAATTAAGTCGATACCTACTCAAGCCTTTACTTGGTAAAAAGCCATTAAAAAGCCGTGAGTTATTTATTAAATAG
- the rpoE gene encoding RNA polymerase sigma factor RpoE, producing MSEQDLDLALVKRVQQGDKNAFNLLVRKYQNKIAGLISRYVSNQGDVADVAQEAFIKAYRALPNFRGDSAFYTWLYRIAVNCAKNYLVAQGRKPPANDVDAEEAEFYDSADAMRSNASPENLLLSDEVRAVIFNTIDSLPEDLKTAITLREIEGMSYEEIAVVMDCPVGTVRSRIFRAREAIDNKLNPLIGES from the coding sequence ATGAGCGAGCAGGATTTGGATTTAGCGTTAGTTAAAAGGGTCCAGCAAGGAGATAAAAACGCCTTCAACCTATTAGTTAGAAAATATCAGAACAAAATTGCGGGTTTGATTTCACGTTATGTGTCGAACCAAGGTGATGTCGCTGATGTCGCGCAAGAGGCGTTTATTAAAGCGTATCGAGCTCTACCTAACTTTAGAGGTGATAGCGCCTTTTATACTTGGTTATACCGTATCGCCGTAAATTGTGCTAAAAATTACTTGGTTGCGCAGGGCCGAAAGCCCCCCGCAAACGATGTTGATGCTGAAGAAGCCGAATTTTATGACAGTGCAGATGCTATGCGTTCTAACGCATCACCTGAAAACCTGTTATTAAGTGACGAAGTACGTGCTGTAATTTTTAATACGATTGATAGTTTGCCTGAAGATCTGAAGACCGCGATAACCCTTCGTGAAATTGAAGGGATGAGCTATGAAGAAATAGCCGTGGTTATGGATTGCCCTGTGGGAACGGTACGCTCGCGTATATTTCGTGCCCGTGAGGCGATTGATAATAAATTGAATCCATTAATAGGTGAGTCTTAG
- the era gene encoding GTPase Era produces the protein MNLDDLISKSPAELDTHCGMIAIVGRPNVGKSTLLNYIVEQKVSITSRKPQTTRHRIMGIHTEGKYQAVYVDTPGLHVEEKRAINRLMNRAASSSIGDVELIIFVVEGTHWNEDDEMVLNKVRQSGRPVLLVMNKIDQVKDRDLVLPHMQFLGEKFDFVGIIPVSAKQGKNIELIKAEVTKRLPLCEFYFPEDYVTDRSMRFMSAEVIREKLMRFMGDELPYSVTVEIEQFKWLDNGVWQINGLILVERETQKRMVIGNKGEKLKVIGREARKDLEEMLDNKVFLELWVKVKSGWADDERALRSLGYGED, from the coding sequence ATGAATCTTGATGATTTAATCTCTAAATCACCTGCAGAGTTAGATACACACTGCGGGATGATTGCCATTGTAGGCCGTCCAAATGTGGGCAAATCAACCTTACTTAACTACATTGTTGAGCAAAAGGTGTCGATTACTTCGCGTAAACCGCAAACTACACGTCACCGTATTATGGGTATTCATACCGAAGGTAAATACCAAGCTGTGTACGTCGATACTCCGGGTTTACACGTAGAAGAAAAGCGTGCCATTAACCGTTTAATGAACAGAGCAGCATCAAGTTCAATTGGTGATGTAGAACTGATCATTTTTGTGGTTGAAGGAACACACTGGAACGAAGACGATGAGATGGTACTTAACAAAGTGCGCCAAAGTGGTCGTCCGGTGTTATTGGTAATGAATAAAATCGACCAAGTAAAAGATCGCGATCTTGTGCTGCCACACATGCAGTTCTTGGGCGAAAAGTTTGATTTTGTTGGTATTATTCCTGTTTCTGCTAAGCAGGGTAAAAATATTGAACTAATCAAAGCTGAAGTAACTAAGCGTCTTCCTCTTTGCGAGTTTTATTTCCCTGAGGACTACGTGACAGATCGCTCTATGCGATTCATGTCGGCAGAAGTTATCCGTGAAAAGCTGATGCGTTTTATGGGTGATGAGTTACCTTATTCTGTCACGGTAGAAATAGAACAGTTTAAATGGCTCGATAATGGTGTTTGGCAAATCAATGGCCTTATCTTGGTTGAGCGCGAAACACAAAAACGTATGGTGATCGGTAACAAGGGCGAAAAGCTAAAAGTTATCGGTCGTGAAGCGCGTAAAGACCTTGAAGAAATGCTTGATAACAAAGTGTTTTTAGAACTTTGGGTAAAAGTCAAATCTGGTTGGGCTGACGATGAACGTGCGCTACGTAGCCTTGGCTATGGTGAAGACTAA